The DNA sequence TGAAACTCTACGCCTTCAGTTGCGGCCGCATACGGTGCCGCAAGAACGTGTTTGTTCCGGATGTCCCGAAAGACGTGTTCATTGACGCCCCCATGCCCGTGTACCTGATAACGCATCCCGAGGGCAACGTGTTGTTCGATACGGGCCCCCACCCGGAAGTATTCGAGGACACGGCCCGGTGGGGCGGGCTTGCAAAGGCGTTCGCGCCCATCGGCGATGAAACCTCGGGAGTGGTGGATCAATTGAAAAAGGTCCGGATGACGCCCAACGATATCCGCTACGTAGTGAATTCGCACCTCCACTTCGATCACTGCGGCGGCAATGGGTTTTTCAACAAATCCACGTTCCTGGTTTCGAAAAAGGATCTCGAGTGCGCGAGTAGCTCCGAATTCGAGGGAAAAGGCTATTTCCGCGCCGACTGGGATCACCATGCGCTCATCTACCAAGAGATCGAAGGCGAGCTGGACATTTACGGAGACAACAGCCTGAAGATCATACCCATGCCCGGACATACCCTGGGCCACCAGATACTGCTGGTCCGCCTCAAAGAAAAAGGAGCCGTGATCCTGAGCGGGGACTCGGTGCCCTGCTCGGATAACTATGTGCATGGGCTGATTTCGAGAAACAATATGGATAACGATCAGGCCGCGAGAAGCATTCACAGGCTTCACGAATTGGTCGATCGCGAAAAGGCGTGGCTGATTCACGGACACGATCCGGACCAGTGGAAAACCGTCAAGGAAGCGCCGGAGTACTATGAATAGAATCAGGTGATAGGCGAGAACCGTCTCCCTGAAGCGACATAGGTTAGGCCCTCACCCTGACCCTCTCCCACAGGGAGAGGGAGTTTGCGCGTCACCGGAATTTCCGATAAGACACGATAAGGGCAACCCAATCAAAGCATGTTTGATCCCCTGGTCCCCGGAACGGGGAGGAGGAAGTAACAAAGTAGCCCCGATCGTAGCCCCTCTCCCTGTGGGAGAGGGGCTACGGGTGAGGGAGCCGCTCCGCCACAGGCGGTGCGGCCATACTCAAGAAGTTTGAAGGGTGTCTGAGTCCCGCCCCGGCGGGATTTCCAAAGTTTCCCTCAGAAAACAGCAGCGTAAAGCATCAACCATATCGAATCATTGAAGTTGGGCAGGAGGAAGCAATGCCGCAAAAAACCAGAGACGAATATCTTTTAAGTCTCAAGGATCTTGGACATCGAGTGTTTATCGGGGGAGAACAAATCGAGGACGTGGTGGAACATCCCATATCCAGACCGCCGGCCGTCGCCATGGCGGAAACGTTTCGCCAGGCCGAGCCCGGCCAAAAGGAAGAGTTGTTCTCCGTGCGGTCCCACCTCTTCAATGATTCGATCAATCGGTTCGCTCACATCCAGCACAGCACGGAAGACCTCATCGACAAAATCACTATGCTCCGCGAGATGGGCCGGGGAACGGCCTGCTGTTTTCAGCGATGCGCGGGCCTCGACTGCATGAACTCCCTCTATTCCGTTACCTACGAAATCGATCAGGAGTTCGGCTCCCACCGCCACAAGACGTTCGTCGAATTCCTCGAATATATCCAGAGCAATGACATCTTGCCCGCCGCGTGCATGACGGACGCCAAGGGGGACCGTAGCCTCTCGCCGTCCCAGCAGAAAGACAAGGATCAATACCTGCACGTGGTCGACGAAGTGCCCGGCGGCGTCATCGTCCGGGGGGCCAAGCTGCACATCACCGGAGGCGTCAACTCCCACGAATTGATCGTGCTGCCCACCAGGGCCCTCAAGGAAGAGGACAAGGAATTCGCCATCGCCTTCGCCGTGCCGTCGAACACCAAAGGCGTTACCTTCATCTACGGCCGCCAGCCGTCGGACACCCGGCGTCTGGAGGCGGGACGAACGGACGTGGGCAACCTGCATTACGGCGGGTGCGAGGCCCTGGTGGTATTCGATGACGTGTTCGTTCCCGAAGAACGCATCTTCATGAAGGGCGAATACGGCTATGCCGGCAGGCTCATCGAGCTGTTCGCCGCCCACCACAGGGCGAGCTACGGCGGGTGCAAGGTGGGCGTCGGCGACGTACTGATCGGGGCTACGGCCGCTTTGGCCGAACTCCAGGGCACGGCCAATGCGTCTCACGTAAAGGACAA is a window from the Deltaproteobacteria bacterium genome containing:
- a CDS encoding 4-hydroxybutyryl-CoA dehydratase; the protein is MPQKTRDEYLLSLKDLGHRVFIGGEQIEDVVEHPISRPPAVAMAETFRQAEPGQKEELFSVRSHLFNDSINRFAHIQHSTEDLIDKITMLREMGRGTACCFQRCAGLDCMNSLYSVTYEIDQEFGSHRHKTFVEFLEYIQSNDILPAACMTDAKGDRSLSPSQQKDKDQYLHVVDEVPGGVIVRGAKLHITGGVNSHELIVLPTRALKEEDKEFAIAFAVPSNTKGVTFIYGRQPSDTRRLEAGRTDVGNLHYGGCEALVVFDDVFVPEERIFMKGEYGYAGRLIELFAAHHRASYGGCKVGVGDVLIGATAALAELQGTANASHVKD
- a CDS encoding N-acyl homoserine lactonase family protein, which codes for MMKLYAFSCGRIRCRKNVFVPDVPKDVFIDAPMPVYLITHPEGNVLFDTGPHPEVFEDTARWGGLAKAFAPIGDETSGVVDQLKKVRMTPNDIRYVVNSHLHFDHCGGNGFFNKSTFLVSKKDLECASSSEFEGKGYFRADWDHHALIYQEIEGELDIYGDNSLKIIPMPGHTLGHQILLVRLKEKGAVILSGDSVPCSDNYVHGLISRNNMDNDQAARSIHRLHELVDREKAWLIHGHDPDQWKTVKEAPEYYE